The following proteins come from a genomic window of Azoarcus sp. PA01:
- the aroQ gene encoding type II 3-dehydroquinate dehydratase, with product MTRQKRSKNPDAAPPPQPRILVLHGPNLNLLGTREPDVYGRTTLADIHSAMEARGRADGVLVESFQSNHEGQLIDRVQASPLEEVSFIILNPAAYAHTSVALRDALLAVAIPYVEVHLSNIHARDAFRHHSYFSDCAAGVICGLGPYGYLAALEYALSQLRKP from the coding sequence ATGACGCGCCAAAAACGCAGTAAAAACCCAGATGCGGCGCCCCCGCCGCAGCCCCGGATCCTGGTCCTGCACGGACCGAACCTCAACCTTCTCGGCACCCGGGAGCCCGACGTCTACGGACGCACGACGCTTGCCGACATCCACTCCGCGATGGAAGCCCGCGGGCGCGCCGACGGGGTTCTGGTCGAGTCGTTCCAGAGCAACCACGAAGGTCAGCTGATCGACCGCGTCCAGGCGTCGCCGCTCGAAGAAGTCAGCTTCATCATCCTCAATCCGGCCGCTTACGCTCATACCAGCGTCGCGTTGCGCGACGCCCTCCTCGCGGTCGCGATCCCGTACGTCGAGGTGCATCTTTCGAACATTCATGCGCGGGACGCGTTCCGGCATCACTCCTATTTTTCCGACTGTGCAGCCGGCGTGATCTGCGGACTGGGGCCCTACGGCTACCTGGCCGCGCTCGAATACGCGCTGTCGCAGCTGCGGAAACCCTGA
- the accB gene encoding acetyl-CoA carboxylase biotin carboxyl carrier protein, with product MDLRKLKKLIDLVQESGISELEVTEGEEKVRIAKHSPAPVSNYLTQMPASVPQFAAAAPAPAIVLTPPVDDAPEGLVVKSPMVGTFYRASAPGAKPLVDVGQAVAIGDRLCIIEAMKLMNEIESEFAGTVKAVLVENGQPVEYGQPLFIIA from the coding sequence ATGGATCTGCGCAAGCTGAAGAAGTTGATCGACCTCGTCCAAGAGTCGGGCATTTCCGAACTGGAAGTCACCGAGGGCGAAGAAAAAGTCCGTATCGCCAAGCACAGCCCCGCCCCCGTTTCGAACTACCTCACGCAAATGCCGGCGAGCGTGCCGCAATTCGCCGCGGCGGCCCCGGCTCCGGCGATCGTGCTGACGCCGCCCGTCGATGACGCTCCCGAAGGCCTGGTCGTGAAATCGCCGATGGTCGGCACCTTCTACCGCGCGTCGGCGCCGGGCGCCAAACCCCTCGTCGATGTCGGCCAGGCCGTCGCGATCGGCGACCGCCTGTGCATCATCGAAGCGATGAAGCTGATGAACGAGATCGAATCCGAGTTCGCCGGCACCGTGAAAGCGGTTCTCGTCGAAAACGGCCAACCGGTCGAATACGGCCAGCCGCTGTTCATCATCGCCTGA
- the accC gene encoding acetyl-CoA carboxylase biotin carboxylase subunit, giving the protein MFEKILIANRGEIALRVLRACRELGIRTVAVHSVADTEAKYVKLADESVCIGPAQSALSYLNVPAIISAAEVTDAEAIHPGYGFLSENADFAERVEQSGFVFIGPRSDTIRLMGDKVSAKDAMKAAGVPCVPGSDGALPEEPKEIVKIARAVGYPVIIKAAGGGGGRGMRVVHTEAALLNAVATTRAEADAAFGNPVVYMEKFLENPRHVEIQILADEHGNAVYLGERDCSMQRRHQKVIEEAPAPGIERKAIAKVGERCAEACRKIGYRGAGTFEFLYENGEFYFIEMNTRVQVEHPVTEMITGIDIVQAQIRIATGEKLWFRQRHVEFRGHAIECRINAEDPFKFTPCPGKITNWHMPGGPGIRVDSHVYNGYTIPSHYDSMIGKLIAYGDTREQAIRRMRIALSEMAVEGIKTNVPLHQELMLDARFVEGGTSIHYLEHKLAERNEVKNLA; this is encoded by the coding sequence ATGTTTGAAAAGATCCTGATCGCCAACCGCGGCGAAATCGCGCTGCGCGTGCTGCGCGCGTGTCGCGAGCTGGGCATCCGCACGGTCGCGGTGCACTCGGTCGCGGACACCGAAGCGAAGTACGTCAAGCTCGCCGACGAATCCGTGTGCATCGGCCCGGCGCAATCGGCGCTGAGCTATCTGAACGTCCCCGCGATCATCTCGGCAGCCGAAGTCACTGACGCCGAAGCGATCCATCCGGGCTACGGTTTCCTGTCCGAGAACGCCGACTTTGCCGAACGCGTCGAGCAGTCCGGCTTCGTCTTCATCGGCCCGCGCTCTGACACGATCCGCCTGATGGGCGACAAGGTCAGCGCCAAGGATGCGATGAAGGCCGCCGGCGTGCCGTGCGTGCCCGGTTCGGACGGCGCGCTGCCTGAAGAGCCGAAAGAGATCGTCAAGATCGCGCGCGCCGTCGGCTATCCAGTCATCATCAAGGCGGCCGGCGGCGGCGGCGGTCGCGGGATGCGCGTCGTGCACACCGAGGCGGCGCTGCTCAACGCGGTCGCGACGACGCGCGCCGAAGCCGACGCGGCGTTCGGCAATCCGGTCGTCTACATGGAAAAATTCCTCGAGAACCCGCGCCACGTCGAGATCCAGATCCTCGCCGACGAGCACGGCAACGCGGTCTATCTCGGCGAACGCGACTGCTCGATGCAGCGCCGCCATCAGAAAGTCATCGAGGAAGCGCCGGCGCCGGGCATCGAGCGCAAGGCGATCGCGAAAGTCGGCGAGCGCTGCGCCGAAGCCTGCCGCAAGATCGGTTACCGCGGCGCGGGCACGTTCGAGTTCCTGTACGAGAACGGCGAGTTCTACTTCATCGAGATGAACACGCGCGTGCAGGTCGAACATCCGGTCACCGAGATGATCACCGGCATCGACATCGTGCAGGCGCAGATCCGCATCGCGACCGGCGAAAAACTGTGGTTCCGCCAGCGCCACGTCGAATTCCGCGGCCACGCGATCGAGTGCCGCATCAACGCCGAAGACCCGTTCAAATTCACCCCCTGCCCGGGCAAGATCACGAACTGGCACATGCCGGGCGGCCCCGGCATCCGCGTCGATTCGCACGTTTATAACGGCTACACGATCCCGTCGCATTACGATTCGATGATCGGCAAGCTGATCGCGTACGGCGACACGCGCGAACAGGCGATCCGGCGCATGCGGATCGCGCTGTCCGAGATGGCGGTCGAAGGCATCAAGACGAACGTGCCGCTGCACCAGGAGCTGATGCTCGATGCGCGTTTCGTCGAGGGCGGCACGAGCATCCATTACCTGGAGCACAAGCTCGCCGAACGCAACGAAGTCAAGAACCTTGCCTGA
- the prmA gene encoding 50S ribosomal protein L11 methyltransferase — protein MWISVTLQAEAHKAEALSEALMEAGALSISIEDADAGTDAEKPQFGEPGHHPVGLWDHSRVIALFDADVDLTVALARAAADAGFDAVPPFTLEEIAEQNWVQLTQSQFEPIRVTERMWIVPSWHAAPDPAAINIELDPGMAFGTGSHPTTRLCLEWLCDAVQPGDCVLDYGCGSGILGIAAARLGAGDVLGVDIDDKALDAARDNAARNHVALRLQHSREPLDARFDVVVANILTNPLCVLAPLLAARVAPGGRIALSGVLETQTEQVIAAYAPFLPLRVGAIHEGWAQLEGGSPRHPGSQ, from the coding sequence ATGTGGATCTCGGTAACCCTGCAAGCCGAAGCGCACAAGGCCGAAGCGCTGTCCGAGGCGCTGATGGAGGCCGGCGCCCTGTCGATCAGCATCGAGGACGCCGACGCCGGCACCGATGCCGAGAAGCCGCAGTTCGGCGAGCCCGGGCATCATCCGGTCGGGCTGTGGGATCACAGCCGCGTCATCGCGCTGTTCGATGCGGACGTCGACCTCACCGTCGCGCTGGCCCGCGCGGCGGCCGACGCGGGCTTCGATGCGGTGCCGCCTTTCACGCTCGAAGAAATCGCCGAGCAGAATTGGGTGCAGCTCACGCAGAGCCAGTTCGAGCCGATCCGCGTGACTGAGCGGATGTGGATCGTGCCGTCGTGGCACGCCGCACCCGACCCGGCGGCGATCAACATCGAACTCGATCCCGGCATGGCTTTCGGCACCGGCTCGCATCCGACGACGCGGCTGTGCCTGGAGTGGCTGTGCGACGCGGTGCAGCCGGGCGACTGCGTGCTCGACTACGGCTGCGGCTCCGGCATCCTCGGCATCGCTGCGGCGCGCCTCGGCGCCGGCGACGTGCTCGGCGTCGACATTGACGACAAGGCGCTGGATGCCGCACGCGACAACGCCGCGCGCAACCACGTCGCACTGCGACTGCAGCACTCCCGCGAGCCGCTCGACGCACGCTTCGACGTTGTCGTCGCCAACATCCTGACGAATCCGCTGTGCGTGCTGGCGCCGCTGCTCGCTGCCCGCGTCGCTCCCGGCGGCAGGATCGCGCTGTCCGGCGTCCTCGAGACGCAGACCGAACAGGTGATCGCGGCGTACGCGCCGTTCCTGCCGCTGCGGGTCGGGGCGATACACGAAGGCTGGGCGCAGCTCGAGGGCGGCTCTCCGCGGCACCCCGGGAGCCAGTGA
- a CDS encoding zinc-ribbon domain-containing protein, with protein sequence MFARCPACQTVFRVQPEQLRAHHGEVRCGRCYASFNALDRVLHVAPAASPPAAPASEPPAAAPPPRPESLVERDDRFFILDELRSAPDVTRQAADDRTGSGTAPAAAPAPAPAPAPGTGTGTGTGQDDETGIPQLDDFSDRLDFEIPETFLTSRPIAAQASVDSAQPSVDSAQPSVHSAQSWAWQHGHEASDEFVDRPQPRISVTGDGDRGEAEAAATFSPAPFEPPDQREPVLPRDGDFSATGETAAEDAPLPPLRRARTSAPKPLGPTAAAESATSAERQEDEAPTGSASFRPAAADAANDREHLDATYGSPASPAKRWLYGLGIGILLGALAVQSAFVFRDGITRKWPQLRPAYLAACGHLKCTLALPRVAGAISIEASELQSEPGRGARFVLNATIRNRAPHPQAYPHLELTLTDIQDQPLVRRVLGPAQWLPAGFLEPGSAEQRFDAGRDIAVQLPFEAPGVEASGYRVYAFYP encoded by the coding sequence ATGTTCGCGCGCTGCCCGGCCTGCCAGACGGTATTCCGGGTGCAGCCGGAGCAGCTGCGCGCGCACCACGGCGAAGTCCGCTGCGGACGGTGCTATGCGTCGTTCAACGCGCTCGATCGCGTGCTGCACGTCGCGCCCGCGGCCTCGCCGCCCGCCGCACCCGCATCCGAACCGCCCGCTGCCGCCCCGCCTCCCCGTCCCGAATCGCTTGTGGAGCGCGACGACCGCTTCTTCATTCTCGACGAGCTGCGTTCGGCCCCGGACGTGACGCGACAGGCGGCTGATGACCGGACCGGAAGCGGAACCGCACCCGCAGCCGCACCCGCACCCGCACCCGCACCCGCACCCGGTACCGGAACCGGAACCGGAACCGGGCAGGATGACGAAACCGGAATTCCGCAGCTCGACGATTTCAGCGACCGGCTGGATTTCGAGATCCCGGAAACTTTCCTGACCTCCCGCCCCATCGCCGCGCAGGCGTCCGTAGATTCCGCGCAGCCGTCCGTAGATTCCGCGCAGCCGTCCGTACATTCGGCACAGTCGTGGGCTTGGCAACACGGTCACGAAGCGTCTGACGAATTCGTCGACCGCCCGCAACCCCGGATCTCCGTCACCGGCGACGGAGACCGTGGCGAGGCCGAAGCCGCTGCGACGTTCAGCCCGGCGCCGTTCGAGCCACCGGATCAGCGCGAACCCGTCCTGCCGCGCGACGGCGATTTTTCCGCAACGGGCGAGACGGCCGCCGAAGATGCCCCGCTGCCGCCGCTCCGTCGTGCGCGCACGTCCGCGCCGAAACCGCTCGGCCCCACCGCTGCTGCCGAAAGTGCGACGTCAGCGGAGCGCCAGGAGGACGAAGCGCCGACCGGATCCGCTTCCTTCCGCCCCGCGGCAGCCGATGCGGCGAACGACCGCGAGCATCTCGACGCGACGTACGGCTCGCCGGCTTCGCCCGCCAAGCGCTGGCTGTACGGGCTGGGAATCGGCATCCTGCTTGGCGCGCTGGCGGTGCAGAGCGCTTTTGTCTTCCGCGACGGCATCACCCGCAAGTGGCCACAGTTGCGCCCGGCCTATCTCGCGGCGTGCGGGCACCTGAAATGCACGCTCGCGCTGCCGCGCGTCGCCGGGGCGATCAGCATCGAAGCTTCCGAACTGCAATCGGAGCCCGGGCGAGGCGCGCGCTTCGTGCTGAACGCGACGATCCGCAACCGCGCTCCTCACCCTCAGGCTTATCCGCATCTCGAACTGACGCTGACCGACATCCAGGACCAGCCGCTCGTGCGCCGCGTGCTCGGGCCGGCGCAGTGGCTCCCCGCCGGCTTCCTCGAACCGGGTAGCGCCGAACAAAGATTCGACGCCGGACGCGACATCGCCGTCCAACTGCCGTTCGAGGCACCGGGTGTCGAAGCGAGCGGTTACCGGGTCTATGCTTTCTATCCGTGA
- a CDS encoding diacylglycerol kinase, translating into MQHLSPDTRKSPFKGKTGLMRVWNAFRYSFAGLRAALEHEDAFRQECVLAAVLVPLALFMPVGGAGKALLVGSVLLLLIVELVNSAIEATVDRVSLEHHLLAKRAKDIGSAAVLLALVNLVMVWGLVIFG; encoded by the coding sequence ATGCAACATCTCTCCCCGGACACGCGCAAAAGTCCGTTCAAAGGCAAGACCGGCCTGATGCGGGTCTGGAACGCCTTTCGCTATTCGTTCGCCGGCCTGCGCGCCGCACTCGAGCATGAAGACGCGTTTCGCCAGGAATGCGTGCTGGCCGCCGTGCTCGTCCCGCTCGCGCTGTTCATGCCGGTCGGCGGCGCAGGCAAAGCGCTGCTTGTCGGCAGCGTGCTGCTGCTGCTGATCGTCGAACTCGTGAACTCCGCGATCGAAGCGACCGTCGATCGCGTCTCGCTCGAGCATCACCTGCTGGCCAAGCGCGCGAAAGACATCGGCAGCGCAGCGGTGCTGCTCGCGCTCGTCAATCTCGTGATGGTGTGGGGTCTGGTGATCTTCGGTTGA
- a CDS encoding glycine zipper 2TM domain-containing protein, translating into MVSGMKVHGSKTGRKTQRLALVVALVAALGVTGCASGLGGGAYQRGEARRTMVVQYGTVEAVRAVKLEGTKTPVGPVAGAAVGGIAGSGVGGGRGQAIATVIGAVAGGLAGAAVEEGATREAGVEVTVRLENGQVLAVVQEDGGENFRIGERVRLLRDAGTTRVTR; encoded by the coding sequence ATGGTGAGCGGGATGAAGGTGCATGGCAGCAAGACTGGCAGGAAAACGCAGCGGCTCGCGCTGGTTGTAGCCTTGGTCGCGGCGCTCGGCGTAACGGGTTGCGCGTCCGGCCTCGGCGGCGGTGCCTACCAGCGCGGCGAGGCGCGGCGCACGATGGTCGTGCAGTACGGCACGGTCGAAGCGGTGCGCGCGGTGAAGCTCGAAGGCACGAAGACGCCAGTCGGGCCGGTAGCGGGTGCGGCGGTGGGCGGGATCGCAGGCAGCGGCGTCGGCGGCGGGCGCGGACAGGCGATCGCGACGGTGATCGGCGCGGTGGCGGGCGGTCTGGCCGGCGCTGCGGTCGAGGAAGGCGCGACGCGCGAGGCGGGCGTCGAAGTCACCGTGCGGCTCGAGAACGGCCAGGTGCTCGCGGTCGTGCAGGAGGACGGCGGCGAGAATTTCCGCATCGGCGAACGCGTTCGCCTGCTGCGGGACGCCGGCACGACGCGGGTCACGCGCTGA
- a CDS encoding carbohydrate kinase family protein produces MSILVCGSVAYDTIMVFHDRFKSHILPEQIHILNVSFLVPDMRREFGGCAGNIAYNLKLLGADPLIMATVGDDAGPYREWLRELGLRDDHVTHVPDTFTAQAFITTDLDDNQITAFHPGAMNHSHLNRVQDAVGVTLGIVSPDGRDGMLNHASQFAEAGIPFVLDPGQGIPLFSGGELLECLKLARYCTVNDYEAKLLSEKTGRTLAELADRVEALVVTLGPEGSQIYAEGRCIAIPCVVPDQLADPTGCGDAYRAGVLYGIANGYDWQRTGRLASVMGAVKIGHRGGQNHAPARNDIAERYAAAFGEALW; encoded by the coding sequence ATGTCCATTCTCGTCTGCGGCTCCGTCGCCTACGACACGATCATGGTCTTTCATGATCGCTTCAAGAGCCACATACTCCCCGAGCAGATCCACATCCTGAACGTGTCGTTCCTCGTGCCCGACATGCGCCGGGAGTTCGGCGGCTGTGCGGGCAACATCGCGTACAACCTCAAGCTGCTCGGCGCCGATCCGCTGATCATGGCGACGGTCGGCGACGATGCGGGACCGTACCGGGAGTGGCTGCGCGAGCTCGGCCTGCGCGACGACCACGTCACGCACGTGCCCGACACGTTCACCGCGCAGGCTTTCATCACGACCGATCTGGACGACAATCAGATCACCGCATTCCACCCCGGGGCGATGAATCATTCGCACCTGAACCGGGTGCAGGACGCCGTCGGCGTGACGCTCGGCATCGTGTCGCCGGACGGGCGCGACGGCATGCTGAACCACGCGTCGCAGTTCGCCGAGGCGGGGATTCCGTTCGTGCTGGACCCGGGGCAGGGAATACCGCTGTTTTCCGGCGGCGAGCTGCTGGAATGCCTGAAACTGGCCCGTTACTGCACGGTCAACGACTACGAGGCGAAGCTGCTGAGCGAGAAGACCGGGCGCACGCTCGCCGAGCTCGCCGACCGGGTGGAAGCGCTGGTCGTGACGCTCGGGCCGGAAGGCTCGCAGATCTACGCGGAAGGCCGGTGCATCGCGATTCCGTGTGTCGTGCCCGACCAGCTGGCCGATCCGACGGGATGCGGCGACGCCTATCGCGCGGGGGTTCTCTACGGCATTGCGAACGGCTACGACTGGCAGCGGACGGGGCGGCTCGCGTCGGTGATGGGAGCGGTCAAGATCGGACACCGCGGCGGGCAGAACCATGCGCCCGCGCGCAACGACATTGCCGAACGGTATGCGGCAGCATTTGGAGAGGCGTTATGGTGA
- a CDS encoding HIT family protein — METCVFCRIANGELPASNIFEDDATLAFMDLQSVNPGHTLVVVKPHRANIYELDDELAAAVFRTAARVARAVKKAYGCEGVTLFQANEPAGAQTVFHFHIHVLPRWEGDGLALAWPAKNPSREALEEMAAKLRAVI; from the coding sequence ATGGAAACCTGTGTGTTCTGCCGCATCGCCAACGGCGAGTTGCCGGCGTCGAACATCTTCGAAGACGATGCGACGCTCGCGTTCATGGACCTGCAGTCGGTCAATCCCGGCCACACCCTCGTGGTCGTGAAGCCGCATCGCGCGAACATTTACGAACTCGACGACGAACTGGCCGCGGCAGTGTTCCGCACGGCGGCGCGGGTCGCGCGGGCGGTCAAGAAGGCGTATGGCTGCGAGGGCGTGACGCTGTTCCAGGCGAACGAGCCGGCCGGGGCGCAGACGGTGTTCCATTTCCACATCCACGTGCTGCCGCGCTGGGAAGGCGACGGGCTGGCGCTCGCGTGGCCGGCGAAGAATCCGTCGCGCGAGGCGCTCGAGGAGATGGCGGCGAAGCTGCGCGCGGTGATCTGA
- a CDS encoding symmetrical bis(5'-nucleosyl)-tetraphosphatase: MATYAVGDIQGCYAALQRLLERTGFDAAADRLWSVGDLVNRGPESLQVLRCLRGLGDAATIVLGNHDLYLLMVAAGYTRREQGDTLYQVLDAPDCDELLAWLSAQPLMHVEGDYAMVHAGLLPAWTIGQAQALAAEVSTALAGPDAKKFLLQLAGNRPDRWSENLQGPDRLRVIVNALTRLRFCTPEGRMALRAKGAPDQAPPGTLPWFRVPERFHRTHTIVCGHWSALGFYREPGLIALDSGCVWGGKLTAVRLEDGEVFQVPG; the protein is encoded by the coding sequence ATGGCCACTTACGCCGTAGGCGATATTCAGGGTTGTTACGCCGCTTTGCAGCGTCTGCTCGAGCGGACCGGTTTCGATGCGGCGGCCGACCGGCTTTGGAGCGTTGGCGATCTCGTCAACCGCGGGCCCGAGTCGCTGCAAGTGTTGCGCTGTCTGCGCGGGCTCGGCGATGCCGCAACCATCGTGCTTGGCAACCACGACCTTTACCTGCTGATGGTCGCCGCCGGCTACACGCGCCGCGAGCAGGGTGACACGCTGTACCAGGTGCTCGATGCGCCGGATTGCGACGAATTGCTTGCGTGGCTTTCGGCGCAGCCGCTGATGCACGTCGAGGGCGATTACGCGATGGTCCACGCGGGGCTGCTGCCGGCCTGGACGATAGGCCAGGCGCAGGCGCTTGCCGCGGAGGTGAGCACGGCGCTCGCCGGCCCGGACGCGAAAAAGTTCCTCCTCCAACTCGCCGGGAACCGGCCGGATCGCTGGTCGGAGAATCTGCAGGGGCCGGACAGGCTGCGCGTGATCGTCAATGCGCTGACCCGCCTGCGTTTCTGCACGCCGGAAGGTCGCATGGCGCTGCGCGCCAAGGGGGCGCCCGATCAGGCGCCACCCGGCACGTTGCCGTGGTTCCGGGTGCCGGAACGGTTCCACCGCACGCACACGATCGTTTGCGGCCACTGGTCGGCGCTCGGCTTCTATCGCGAGCCGGGCCTGATCGCGCTCGATTCGGGCTGCGTCTGGGGTGGCAAGCTCACCGCGGTGCGGCTGGAGGACGGAGAAGTGTTCCAGGTGCCGGGTTAG